In Micromonospora sp. LH3U1, one genomic interval encodes:
- a CDS encoding ABC transporter ATP-binding protein: METPIEVSGLVKTFGRTRALDGLDLTVRTGEVHGFLGPNGAGKSTAIRALLGLLRTDAGVVRLLGGDPWRDAVALHRRLAYVPGDVTLWPNLSGGEVIDLLGRMRGGLDPARRAELLDSFELDPRKKGRAYSKGNRQKVGLVAALASDAELLILDEPTSGLDPLMEEVFQSWVRRAKADGRTVLLSSHILAEVEALCDRVTIIRNGRDVETGTLTDLRHLRRTSIEAELTGPVDGLGQLTGVHDLRVDGHRVRFDVENAALDAALRRLTDIGVRSLVSQPPTLEELFLRHYQAEQVRS, encoded by the coding sequence ATGGAAACTCCCATTGAGGTGTCCGGACTGGTCAAGACCTTCGGCCGGACACGGGCACTCGACGGTCTGGACCTGACCGTCCGCACCGGCGAGGTGCACGGCTTCCTCGGCCCGAACGGCGCCGGCAAGTCGACTGCCATCCGGGCACTGCTCGGCCTGCTGCGGACGGACGCGGGGGTCGTCCGCCTGCTCGGTGGTGACCCGTGGCGCGACGCGGTGGCCCTGCACCGTCGGCTGGCATACGTGCCGGGCGACGTGACGCTCTGGCCCAACCTCTCCGGCGGCGAGGTCATCGATCTGCTCGGCCGGATGCGCGGCGGCCTCGACCCGGCCCGCCGAGCCGAGCTGCTCGACTCCTTCGAATTGGACCCGCGCAAGAAGGGACGGGCCTACTCCAAGGGCAACCGGCAGAAGGTCGGCCTGGTGGCCGCCCTCGCCTCCGACGCCGAACTGCTCATCCTGGACGAGCCGACCTCCGGCCTGGACCCGCTGATGGAGGAGGTCTTCCAGAGCTGGGTCCGCCGGGCCAAAGCCGACGGCCGCACCGTGCTGCTCTCCAGCCACATCCTGGCCGAGGTGGAGGCGCTCTGCGACCGAGTGACGATCATCCGCAACGGGCGGGACGTGGAGACCGGCACCCTGACCGACCTGCGCCACCTGCGCCGGACCTCGATCGAGGCGGAGCTGACCGGCCCGGTGGACGGTCTGGGCCAGCTCACCGGGGTGCACGACCTGCGGGTGGACGGCCACCGGGTGCGCTTCGACGTGGAGAACGCCGCGCTGGACGCCGCGCTGCGCAGGCTCACCGACATCGGCGTACGGAGTCTGGTCAGCCAGCCCCCGACGCTGGAGGAACTGTTCCTGCGGCACTACCAGGCCGAGCAGGTGCGGTCATGA
- a CDS encoding ABC transporter permease — protein MTAFTGTGHLARLILRRDRVVLPIWVLLLAVLPAGYASTYAELYPTAAERAAYLAGTASNPSIVALLGPVYGDSIGALTVQRAGLLALIAGLASVLTVVRHTRTEEEAGRRELLGATVLGRYAGLTAALLVTYAANVLLGLLSAAGLVAAGMPGAGSVLFGASVALTGIVFATVGGLTAQLTESAAGARGIGLGVLGLAFVLRLGGDAGASGGTGGSAEWLSWLSPLGWAARGRAYADERWWVLLLPVLFSVVVALVAYPVSVRRDLGAGVFPSRLGPATAGAGLAGPFGLAWRLHRGQLLGWTVGFGLLGLVLGGAADAAGDAVGGNQQLAEILSRLGGSSALAEAYLGGTLSLTGLAAAGYGIQAALRARAEETAGRAEPLLATAVSRTRWLASHLIFALLGPAVVLAVAGLATGLAYGLSVGDVGGELPRLLGAGLAQVPAAWVLAGLAALLVGWLPRFSGGAWAVLAGCLLLGQLGAVLELNQWALDLSPFTHTPQVLGHNWSVTPLATLTALTAALIATALQAFQTRDIPTPNPPPLRPRRPLPTPPPVDLGQVVARGDQLTTVSPRSTRPRGGGGGGEREGGVSRWVGRCGSSGRCGGL, from the coding sequence ATGACCGCCTTCACCGGCACCGGGCATCTGGCGCGGCTGATCCTGCGCCGGGACCGGGTCGTGTTGCCGATCTGGGTTCTTCTCCTGGCGGTGCTGCCCGCCGGCTACGCCAGCACGTACGCCGAGCTGTACCCAACCGCCGCCGAACGGGCCGCGTACCTGGCCGGCACGGCGAGCAACCCGTCGATCGTCGCCCTGCTCGGCCCGGTGTACGGGGACAGCATCGGTGCCCTGACCGTCCAGCGAGCCGGTCTGCTGGCCCTGATCGCCGGGCTGGCCAGCGTGCTCACCGTGGTCCGGCACACCCGCACCGAGGAGGAGGCCGGTCGCCGGGAGTTGCTCGGCGCCACCGTGCTGGGCCGGTACGCCGGGCTGACCGCCGCGCTGCTGGTGACGTACGCCGCGAATGTGCTGCTCGGCCTGCTCAGTGCCGCCGGCCTGGTCGCCGCCGGCATGCCCGGCGCTGGTTCGGTGCTCTTCGGTGCCAGCGTGGCGCTCACCGGCATCGTCTTCGCCACGGTCGGCGGGCTGACCGCGCAGCTCACCGAGAGCGCAGCCGGGGCACGTGGGATCGGCCTGGGTGTGCTCGGGCTGGCCTTCGTGCTGCGGCTCGGCGGCGACGCCGGGGCCTCCGGCGGCACCGGTGGGAGCGCCGAGTGGCTGAGCTGGCTCTCGCCGCTGGGGTGGGCGGCCCGTGGCCGGGCCTACGCCGACGAGCGGTGGTGGGTGCTGCTGCTGCCGGTGCTGTTCAGCGTGGTGGTCGCGCTCGTCGCGTACCCCGTCTCGGTCCGCCGTGACCTCGGCGCGGGGGTGTTCCCGTCCCGGCTCGGTCCGGCCACCGCCGGTGCGGGCCTGGCCGGCCCGTTCGGCCTGGCCTGGCGGCTGCACCGTGGCCAACTGCTCGGTTGGACCGTCGGCTTCGGATTGCTCGGCCTGGTGCTCGGCGGCGCGGCGGACGCCGCTGGCGACGCCGTTGGGGGCAACCAACAGCTCGCCGAGATCCTGTCCCGACTCGGTGGCAGTTCCGCGCTCGCCGAGGCGTACCTCGGTGGGACGTTGAGCCTGACCGGCCTGGCCGCCGCCGGGTACGGCATCCAGGCCGCCCTGCGGGCGCGGGCGGAGGAGACCGCCGGACGGGCCGAACCGCTGCTCGCGACGGCGGTGAGCCGGACCCGCTGGCTGGCGTCGCATCTGATCTTCGCGCTGCTCGGCCCGGCGGTGGTGTTGGCGGTCGCCGGGCTTGCCACCGGGCTCGCCTACGGTCTCAGCGTCGGTGATGTCGGCGGCGAACTGCCGCGGCTGCTCGGTGCCGGGCTGGCCCAGGTGCCGGCGGCCTGGGTGCTGGCCGGGCTGGCGGCGCTGCTGGTCGGCTGGCTGCCCCGTTTCTCCGGGGGCGCCTGGGCGGTGCTCGCCGGCTGCCTGCTGCTCGGTCAGCTAGGCGCGGTGCTGGAGCTAAACCAGTGGGCGCTAGACCTCTCCCCGTTCACCCACACCCCACAGGTCCTAGGCCACAACTGGTCCGTCACCCCGCTAGCAACCCTGACAGCACTGACAGCAGCCCTGATCGCGACAGCCCTCCAAGCCTTCCAAACCCGAGACATCCCAACCCCTAACCCCCCACCCCTCCGCCCCCGCCGCCCCCTCCCCACCCCACCCCCCGTCGATCTAGGGCAAGTTGTTGCCCGAGGAGATCAACTCACGACGGTTTCCCCTAGATCGACGCGACCGAGGGGTGGGGGAGGGGGAGGGGAGCGGGAGGGCGGGGTTAGCCGGTGGGTTGGTCGTTGCGGATCATCAGGGCGCTGCGGAGGCCTGTGA
- a CDS encoding STAS domain-containing protein — protein sequence MDRAELSITLHRTGDEAVLRLAGEIDMLTAAQLSTVVNEVLADPPPRIVLDLGGVTFCDSQGLGTLVVLSRKASHAQSLLMLTHVGEFLIRVLDITGLRSALMIRNDQPTG from the coding sequence GTGGATCGTGCCGAACTGTCCATCACGCTGCACCGGACGGGCGACGAAGCAGTTTTGCGCCTGGCCGGTGAGATCGACATGCTCACGGCGGCTCAGCTCTCCACCGTCGTCAACGAGGTGCTGGCCGACCCGCCCCCGCGGATCGTGCTCGACCTCGGCGGCGTCACCTTCTGCGACTCGCAGGGCCTGGGCACCCTGGTCGTGCTCAGCCGCAAGGCCAGCCACGCGCAGAGCCTGCTGATGCTGACCCACGTGGGCGAGTTCCTGATCCGCGTCCTCGACATCACAGGCCTCCGCAGCGCCCTGATGATCCGCAACGACCAACCCACCGGCTAA